The DNA window TACTCATCAATGAGCATCCAGCCATTTTCCCGGATGAGCTTCATGCAGGCTTCACGCTGGGCGGGAATGGAATAGCCGCCTTCGGCCTGTTCCCGGGTAGATACTCTAAGGTAGATAACACATCTCATGATTTATTCTTTCCTTTGGCCTCTCGGGCCTTAATTACTGCCCTGTATGCTCTAACAACTGATTCAAGCTCTTCGCTGGTCATGTTTGGGACTTCCTTGAACATGAGAGTCATTCCGGGGTCAGTCAGTCCCAAATCTTCCAACCTGGCTTCCAGGAGCAGATCGGTCATTTCCTTTTGGGTCATGCCCAGCGCTCTGGACCATTTCTTGAGCTTATCGGGCTGGGGGAGGAAGTGACCGTTCTCAACGTCAGAGACATAACTTTTGGACTCATAACCGAGGACCTTAGCGATGTCGCTCTGCTTTAGTCCTCGCTCAAGCCGGGCCTGTTTGATTTTCTTACCAAATGCTTCTTTGACACTCATAATTAGTTCGCCAATTTACGGACTTTGTTGAAGTCATCATCTCATGGATTTGAAAGTGATGCAAGAGTTATCTAGTTTGATCTTATACTAGCAAGATGCTTCTTATTAGTCAGAAGAGCTTTCGATCATTCCGCCATGGCTGGCAACGTACTCTTCGGCCGCATCGGGATTGAGTAAAGCGAAGAAACCGAGCGAACTCATTGATGCACCATTACCCTCTGGGTACACGACATCGTAAACGTCTATGTCATACTCTTTCTTGAATGCCTCGATCCCAAATTTGGCTATATAAGCCTTCTCGCCCATGTTGGCTATATAATCATCCCTATACCACTTTTCAGCCAGAAGTTTAAATTTGTTCTTGCGCCCGGCCCTAAAGTCGTTCATGTACTCGTCCTCATCATACTTAATATCGATATCCGCCTG is part of the Actinomycetota bacterium genome and encodes:
- a CDS encoding helix-turn-helix transcriptional regulator codes for the protein MSVKEAFGKKIKQARLERGLKQSDIAKVLGYESKSYVSDVENGHFLPQPDKLKKWSRALGMTQKEMTDLLLEARLEDLGLTDPGMTLMFKEVPNMTSEELESVVRAYRAVIKAREAKGKNKS